From Vigna angularis cultivar LongXiaoDou No.4 chromosome 11, ASM1680809v1, whole genome shotgun sequence:
CACGTGTCAAGTCAatcaaaatagtttatatatttattattttaattttattcataatggtttatatatttgttattttgattttattcattctcatttttttttaattttcaatttcatctcttttcaaattaagtaaaattgGACTTTTATGTAAATgttataaagataattttattaaatatttttaataatattaaatttatttaaatttatatttcacattaaattttatttaaaatttgttaaaaaatttaaatatatttatttcaaattgttataaaattattttaaaattttacatttaaatttataaaattattacttttaaactatttataacatttgtatagaaattattaatatgtaatattatacaaatatttaaaatataaatttaaataaacttaattttatttaaaatatttaataaaaatatcttcataatatttatacaaaagttaaatttgatcTTTTAAAGGTAAAATTGTTCAACATAAAACCataaatgaaattgaattgaatcaaaataataattataatactaatttgaaatgtgaaaaaaaaatgaagtaaattaaaaattaaaaattaaaaagaaaagaaaagaatcaCAACTGACACATAACCCATATTTAATAGCACCTACATTTACCATTGATAGTATAATACTAGcagaaaaacttaattattacatattttcaaaaatagaaattcaattaagacaataaaaatataaagacttaaaaattttcaaaacaactaTAACTAACAGACTATTTAACCCAAGAAAATCTTAAACGTGAGATAATTTCATAATTCTCCAAATTCTAACTAGGCccatgatataaattttatacaatAGATTGTACAAAGTGCATTCTATGATCACCTATAAACTCTGGGCTCTTAGGTACATTCAATCTTTTCATCGAATGTATTGATCATGGAGCTAGGAGAAAATGGGTAGGGAATTTACCTACCATCAAGTAGACTACATTTAAATCTAGAAAAACGGAAAAGGAAACGATTCAATTAGAATAAATGGTATGATACATTAATTCCAAAACTCCACACTTATTTGTAGCATTGCCGTAAAAGAGAGGTAAAAAGGTTCCTCAAAAATCTCATTTTACCATCTATACTCAGAAAACATGAAAACCAGCTCTTTTTAATCAGTAACGATAAATGGATCCACATCCCCTAGCTCCGCAACCAATGGTTTCAAATTATCAGTATCTTCGTCTTCTGGGCCAAAGTAAGTTGGGAAAGGAAGCAGAGATATGTCAGGTTTTTTGTATACAGCatcttttataaaaacaaagttCCCTGTAGCTCCTGGGACCTGTTGTGCACATCATACAAAGAGAAATAAGTCATCGCTAATGAAGccaaaatccaatttttttagTGACTTAATAGACAACTGTGAACCATAAAGCTGCAAATCACCACAAAATTTGCGCAAGTAATATGCATAaacatcaaattaaaatttctgTATCAGTATTGCTATGTGAATTGATTCTATTTGAATTTTCAGGAAAACATTTATAGCATCAACGCCATGTCTGATGTTCAGATATTTTTTACCCTTAGGCTCTAATATGAATGtcataaatatagaaaaaagaatTTACCTGGCCTTTCACCCACATCAAATTCCTTGCTGGATCAACTTTATAGACCCATACACTTTTAACAGTTCTTTGTTCTCCACCCATTCGCCCAGCCATCTTTTTACCTTTAAAAACCTGAAGGGTAATATAAAGCGTGTTTAAATCAATCATCGAGCAAAAATTATTGTAACCGAATTACTAACTTACTTAagattaaaaacaaagaaatatattttcaaggGCTTTAAGAGAttcctctcataatcttctatttataatgaaaaactgATTCAATAGTACATGAAAGATTAAGGGACTGTAATAGACACTTAGGTACAGAACTAGGTACGGCTATTATAAGTACAATTAAAAACTAGGTTTAAAAACCTGAAGGGTAATATAAAGCATGTTTAAATCAATCTTCGAGCAAAAATTATTGTAACCGAATTACTAACTCAAGATTAAAAAcagagaaatatattttcaaggATTTTAAGAGAttcctctcataatcttctgtTTATAATGAAAAACTGATCAATAGTACATAGAAGATTAAGGAACTGTACTAGACACTTAAGTGTAGAATTAGGTACGACTATAAGTACAATTAATAGATTGTCTAACACACTACACCCTACTTAGGCTTAATGATgataattattctaacaaattTATTCAAGGAACTAAACAAACATATCGATCTAAAAGAGCACAACTTACCCTTCCCGGACCAGTTATATGACCAACAGAACCAGCGCTTCGATGGGACAATGAAGCACCATGGGATGCTGGACCTCCCTTAAATCCATGCCGCTTCATCACACCCTGGaaacaaaaatgatatttaaaattgacACTTACGATTTGAAGAGATCCACAAAACTGGAGGACCATTTTAGTGCCTTTTTTACTCACATTGAAGGATTCTCCGCAAgtacaaagaaaatataaataaaaggaaaacagCATGATAATATACAGAAACACAGCGCAGATACATCTATAAACTTCCATACATGCACAAAGTAATATActtctaaagaaaaaaagatacaaACAATATTTAACATGAAGGAAAGGGAAAAACACctgaaaaccttttcctttggttATTCCGGTGACATCAACATACTGGCCGGGAACAAAATGGCGAACATTAAGTGATGTTCCAACAGGAAGAAGTGCATCCTCTGTCACTGGAAACTCCTTAAGCTTTCTCTTCATTGGAACTCCTTGCGCCCTAAAATGACCAACTTCAGGCTTAGTCAAATGTTTTTCCTTCTTATGTCCACAACCAATCTAACTAGAAACAAAACAGCAAAAAAAGTCTATAATTAGATACATTCAAACGCTTAAAAACATCACTGTAAAAACCATGGCATAGCTAAATGGACCACACCACAAAATATTCAAACTGTTTAAACAGTTTAATAACCCAAACCCGTTTTCTTAAACCAGTTCATTATATTGAGCCAGCTTTCAATCCAATTTGTTTATTTGGTTCTAAGCTGCAAACAGACCCTAAACAATCTAACGATCTTTAATGAACAGTAGCACAACTGTCAGTAATGACTGCACCAACTTGAATATTggcttattttaattatcatttctGTCCTTCCTAGTGCATTAAACTGCAGTTGTTCATGTATATTGAGCCAGCTTTCAATCCAATTTGTTTATTTGGTTCTAAGCTGCAAACAGACCCAAAACAATCTAACGATCTTTAATGAACAGTAGCACAACTGTCAGCAATGACTGCACCAACTTGAATATTggcttattttaattatcatttctGTCCTTCCTAGTGCATTAAACTGCAGTTGTTCATGTACATCTATTCATAGAACTCCACCAATAATGTACACTATCTAAAAAATTGAGACTTAGACTGGCTATTAATTTTCCTATCATTTCTTTGAGATTATAAGGCACCACAAGTCCATAAAGTTGTTGCTTATGTAAATCCGGGGAAAAGTGAACCACAGACATATGGTTGTTACCATTCTGTACAAACTTAATGTTACGCAGGTGAACCTTAAATTCCAGATACAGACAACAAATACACTAGAAGAAAAAAACAGGTTTTAGAATGAATAACTAGAAGGGAAGAGAGGTGTACCTGGAGAGAACAAAAACCTTCTTTCTCTGGGGTCTTAACCTGAGACACAATGTTATCATCCACCCAAAGCACAGTGATTGGGATTCTAGCACCCCATTTATCCCAAAGCGCACTCATTCCACATTTCACCGCTATAAGCCCAGTTCGCTTGGAATCAGGGGTCATCAAACCAGGTTTTGGATCAATAATCCGAGTCTGAATCTCTGCATCAGAACTAAGAAATCGGAGCGGTGAGGGTGAATTGACGGCAAAGCGCTGCAAACGGGAAACAAAGCCTCTCGAAAATGCAAGCATGGCAGAGCTACAGAAACAGAAAGAGAAACAGATCTGCGTAAAACAAAGTGAATCAAGATGCTAAGAACACATGTTATTAATCTTGTCACCACCACTTGTTGATGTATAGAAATTACAAGTACATTCAATCATCGCAAACATATCCATGGATAGAAATTACACTGAGGAAAACAGAAGTAAAAGGAGATAATTTACTCTCTTTACCCCTGCACTGTTTAACATAACTGTATCACTTCTGCGTGtagtaaagaaaatatttggTCAAGGAAACTGTATATGACATTATACAACTCAAAATGTATCCAGGGGGTGTAGGAAATGACTCTGATCAGATACACCAAAAACTGAAGTCTAAACAGGACACTACTTCCCTTTCAAAGTTACCAAACCACTCCCAACTTACAACATAGTGTTATCTTACATATTCGATGAACAAACTTTGTCAAGTAGAAGGTCAGGTGTTCACTTATGCACATATAAACCCCAAAGCAAGATGCATCAATTCTCAGCTTAATGGAAACTTCATAACGTGGGACTGTATTGGGTGGTTTATTGTCCAAGTCCTAGAATAGCCCGACCCTATTTAACTTCTCGTTTGAATTCAATTTCTGATTTTTACCCCATTttgatcaaaattataatatctcaAGCCATCGTATATAGCCCGCACTGATGAACGAAGCTCCCAGAAGAGGACCGAACGAAACAATGCGAACGCGAATAAGGCTCCTTGAAGCTTCCTCGACGAGTAAGAACGCAGCAGAAAGAACTAAAACTTGAAATTGAGAGAGAAATcgaagacgaagaagaaacAGACCGCGGACCTTATGAGAATCCCTAAGTTCAAAGGAAGTGCGAAATCGAGAATGAAAGCACCAAAACAGAGACCGGACTCTCAGAAATCCTAGGAAAGGGgagaaactcaaaatgaactgATTAATCAGTTCAAACGCAAGA
This genomic window contains:
- the LOC108332428 gene encoding 50S ribosomal protein L3-2, mitochondrial, coding for MLAFSRGFVSRLQRFAVNSPSPLRFLSSDAEIQTRIIDPKPGLMTPDSKRTGLIAVKCGMSALWDKWGARIPITVLWVDDNIVSQVKTPEKEGFCSLQIGCGHKKEKHLTKPEVGHFRAQGVPMKRKLKEFPVTEDALLPVGTSLNVRHFVPGQYVDVTGITKGKGFQGVMKRHGFKGGPASHGASLSHRSAGSVGHITGPGRVFKGKKMAGRMGGEQRTVKSVWVYKVDPARNLMWVKGQVPGATGNFVFIKDAVYKKPDISLLPFPTYFGPEDEDTDNLKPLVAELGDVDPFIVTD